From Cetobacterium somerae ATCC BAA-474:
ATATAAATATAAATATAAATATAAATATAAATGGAGGGTGATTATGTCAAAATATTCTGAAATGTTAAAATTTAAAGAGGAGGAGTATAGAAATAGTGCTAAATTAATAGGAGAGGCTAAACCAATAGCAGAGGAAATTGCTAATATAGTAACAAAAGATGGATTTTCAAATATATTCTTTACAGCAGTTGGCGGTAGTTTAGCACCTTTAATGGCAATGGGAGAGATTGCAAAGCAACTTACAGAACTTCCTGTTTATGTAGAACAGGCAGCAGAATTGATTGTAAGAGGACATAAGGCTTTAACAGAAAAATCATTGATAATAACATTGTCAAAATCAGGAGATACAAAAGAAACTGTTGAAATGGCTAAAAAATATAAGGAGATGGGGATAAGAGTTATATCTTGTACAAAAAATTTAGAATCTCCTTTAGCTAAAAATTCTAATTATGTAATTCCAATGAGACATGAAAATGGTGTAGAGTATGAGTATATGTTATTGTTTTGGTTGTTTTTTAAAATTTTATCAAATAGAGGAGAGTTTTTGGATTATAATGATTTTGGAAATCAGTTATTATTACTACCAGAAAATTTATTAGAGGCAAAATTACAGTTTGATCCTCAAGCAAAAGAAATGGCAAAACAATATTATAAAGAGCCTTATATGATTTGGATTGGTGGTGGTGAAGTGTGGGGAGAGACATATCTTTTCTCAATGTGTTTATTAGAAGAGATGCAATGGTTAAAAACAAAGTCTGTTACAAGTTCAGAATTTTTCCACGGAACTTTAGAAATAGTTGAGGAAGATACTTGTGTATTTTTAGTTAAAGGATCTGGAAAAACAAGAGCTTTAGACGATAGAGCTGAAAAGTTTTTGAAGAAATACACAAAAAAATTAAGTATTATTGATACATTAGATTTTAAATTAAATGGTATAGATGAAAAGTATCGTTGGATAATAGCACCAACAATTGCATCAACAGTTTTAGTTGATAGATTGGCATTTCATTTTGAAGATAATACGAAACACTCTCTTGATATTAGAAGATATTATAGACAGTTTGATTATTAAAAAAAGTTGTAGCTTTAAGCTACAACTTTTTTTGCATATTAGATAGGCAGACATATTGATTTATATATTATTTAAGAGCTAAATTTTAAAGATCAAGTGTAAAATTAAAATATGCCTTAGTTAATTCAATAAAAGTTTTACATGCTTTTGATAAGTAAGTTCCTTTTTTATAACTAACTACAACATCCCAACTTGGATTTCCTTTAATGGGAAAATAAGAAAGAGATTGGATACTTTTTTTTGCATAGTAATGGGGAACTACGCTACAACATAAAGAGGATTCAACAGCTTTTATTATACTACTGGTAAATGTTGTTTCAAATAAAATATGAGGTTTGATTCTAGCTTCTTCAAAAATATTGTTAATTAAGTCTCGATTAGTAGAGTTTTCATTCATAAAAACAAAAGGTTCATTACAAAAATCATTTAATTCAATAGGTTTTAATGATTTTTTATCTTTATTAAAACTGTGATTTTTAGATGTTATAAAAACCATTTCTTCAGAATAGATAAGAACATAGTTATCATCTGTTCGTTGATCTTTAGAAAGGGTCATAAATCCCAAATCAATTTCTCCGTTAGCAATTTTTTTTTGCTGTTGATAAACTGAAAGTTCAATAGGAATTATAGTTAAATATGGATAAAGAGATTGAAATTCTTCAAAAATAGATGTAAATAGCTCAATACCCCGACCTGGAGTTAAGCCAATAATAAGCTTTCTTTTTTTATTTTCAACATAATCATAAATCATATTATATGCATTTTTTTTAATCTCTAAAATCTTTATAGCATTTTCGACATAGATTTCACCAACTTTTGTAAGTTTCCATCCACCACGGTTTCTGTTAAAAATTTGAGCTCCAAGTTCACTTTCTAATTTTAATAGTTGTTGATTTAAAGCTGATTGGGAAATAAAAAGTTTTTTTGCAGCATGGGTAATATTTTTTTCTTTTACTATCTCAATAATATACTCGATTTGTTTAAGATCCATAACTCCTCCAAATATAAGGCTTTTTAAAGTTATTATAGAATTTATTTTTTTTAAAATCAAGTTATTATAAGAAAAATTAAGATAACTCTTAAAAATTAGAATTTTACTTAATAATAAAAAATATATATAATTATAACGAAGATAATGTTTTAATAACAAATATAATGATTGTAATTAAAATATAAAAGGAGGAGATGTATGAAGGGGAGTATAAAAAAATATTTAGTTGGATTAGTTTTAGGAGCTATTTTTATGGGATGTGGAAAAACTGAAGATAATAAAACTTTTAAAGGAAAAAATGTGAGGGTTGTAATTGGATCTACTTCAACTTCAGGAGATTCATATTTAATTGCAGATACAACGTCAAGACATTTAGAGAAAGCCTTGGATGCAAAGATAAAAGTTGATGCGGTGGGGGCTGCAGAAGCTTTAGCAACAATGCAAAGTGCTAAACCAGATGGAAATACTATAATGATATTTCATGATATGACATATTTAGGTGTAGACTTTGGAGCATATGATAAAGAGTATGATTTAAAAAATATGACAATAGGACCAAGAGTTGCTCAAAATCCAGGAGCAATATGGGCTGCAAAAAAAGATGCACCTTATAATACTTTAGTAGAAATACCACAGTACTTAATAGATAATCCAGATAAAACTATACGTATGGCTTGCGAAGCTGGAGGAGTTTCACATATAGGATTTATAACATATTACGATTGGGTTAAGAAAAATTATGGTGAAGATTTAGCAAAGAGAATTGTGGTAGTTATTGGTGGATCAACAGCAGATAAAACACAATTACTTTGGGATAATAATTGTGATGTAATTTTTGCTGATTATACATCTTTAAAAGATTATACAGAGACTGATGACAAAAAAATTGCTATGAAATTTGTTGGACTTTTAGATAATATTGAGGGAGTAGATGTAAAGTCTTATAAAGATATGGGAATTACATTAGATGGAAAAGATTTTGCATTTTCAAAAGATTTCTTGGTATATATGCCTAAAGGAGTAGCACCAGAGCTAATTAAAGAATTAGATATGGCTGCAAATAGTATTTCTAAAACTTCAGAATATAATGAGGCTTTAGGGAAAATGAAATACAGATCTGAATATCTAGATTCAACGAGTGCAGCTCAATTTATAAATAACAAAAGAGATGGAATAAAGAAACTAATAGAAACTTCACCATCATTAGATGAATTAGTAAAGAAATAGGAGGTTAAAATGAGAATTAATTATGTTCCATCAACTTCACACTTAATATTTCCTCCGATTATATTGGGAATCTTAATATTTCTTCTAGTAGTTATGTTTATTCAAAGAATAATCAAGTGTAAAAAAAATAATGAAAAGATTTTTGATTATAAAAACTATACTTTTTTTCAAAAAAATTGGGATAAATTAAAACTAATAGGAACTCTGGTTTTATTTGTCTTATATATAAAAAGTATGCTTATATTTGGATTTTTATTATCGAGTATAGTTTTTATATCGCTATTTAATATATTATTTGTTGGAATACAAAATAATAAAAAGTCACTTATAAATTCGGTAGCGATTTCATCTGGATTTTCAATAGGGATTTGGTTTTTATTTGGATATGTATTTCAGATTACATTACCATAAAAGGAGAAAAAAATGATAACATTTGGCTTATTACAATTCGTTATGATAGTTATAGGTGTATTAGTTGGTATTATATTTGGTGCTCTTCCTGGAATGACAGCAACAATGGCTATAGCTATATTTCTTCCATTAACATATGCATATGATTTAAATACATCACTATTTTTATTATTAGGTCTTTATGTAGGAGGAATTAGTGGTGGTCTAATACCGGCCATATTAGTAAATATACCAGGAACACCATCATCAATAACAACAGGATTTGATGGATATCCAATGACTAAAAAAGGTGAGGGAGAAAGAGCGTTAAAAATAGGAATTATAGCATCTTTAATAGGAGGATTAATTAGTTTAATTGCACTTTGGTTATTTACTCCACCTTTAGCAAGATTAGCTATAAAATTTTCAGCAGTAGAGAAATTTTTAATAATTTTATTTGCGATGACAGTTATTGCAGCTTTATCAAAAGGAAATATGATAAAGGGAATATTTGCAGGATTTCTAGGAACTTTTGTAGCTTTAATAGGACAATTTCCAGACAATAATATGGTGAGAATGGTACCTAACTTTTTAAGAGTAGAATTAAGAAGTGGATTTCAATTACTTCCAGTTTTAATAGGATTATTTGCTTTAGCTCAAATTTTCCAAGAGGCTGAGATGGGTATGAAATCAAATAAACTTTCTGCAGATATGGCAACGGAAAAGCAGAAGTTTTCATTGAAAGATTTTAAAGGACAACTATTTAATATATTGAGATCAAGTTCAATAGGAACTTTTATGGGGATACTTCCTGGAGTAGGAGGAAGTGCAGCATCGTTACTTTCGTACTCTCAAGCTAAAAACTTTTCAAAAAATCCAGATGAATTTGGAAAAGGATCGATAGAGGGACTTGTAGCTAGTGAAAGTGCTAATAATGGTTTAACAGGTGGAGCACTAATACCATTGTTATCTTTAGGAATACCAGGTGATAGTACAACAGCAGTTTTGGTAAGTGCTTTTATGTTACAAGGAATTCAAGTAGGTCCACTATTTATAACTAGGAATCCTGAAATTTGGCATACAATTTTATTTGGACTATTGATAGCAAATATACTTATGTTTGTACTTATGTTTTACCCTATAAAGTATATTGCAAAAGTAATAACAATTCCTAAACAAAGAATGTATCCAGTTATTATATTGATGTGTGTTGTAGGAACTTATGCAATACGTAATGGAAATATGTTTGATGTGTGGACATTACTTCTATTTGGGGTTGTTGGATATATATTTGGAAAAGTAGGTATTGCAAGTGCACCATTTTTAATAGGATTTATATTAGGACGAGATTTAGAAAAGTATTTTGTAGATTCAATAAAAGGATCTGGTGGAAATTTATTATGTTTCTTTCAAAGACCAATTGGAAATGGAATATGGGTATTAATAATCTTGTCTATAGGATATGCAATTTATGATAATAATAGAGAGAAAAAACAAAAAAAAACTAAAATAGCAAAGAGGGAAGATTATGAAGAAAGAGCTATGCATCAAAATTAATGAAAATGACAACGTAGCTGTAGCTATAAAAGATATAGATAAAGGGCAAGAGATAATAAAAGGAGTTGTAGCAAAAGATATGATTCCACAAGCTCATAAAGTAGCCTTAGAAGATATAAAAAAGAATGATGATATTGTAAGATATGGAGTTACTCTTGGATACGCAATTGATGATATAATAAAAGGTCAATGGATAAATGAAGAGATGTTAAGATTACCTATATCACCAAGTTTAAATAATTTAACTTTTGGAAGAGATACAGAAAATATACTACCTCAAGCTTTGGTAAAAAAATGG
This genomic window contains:
- a CDS encoding SIS domain-containing protein; its protein translation is MSKYSEMLKFKEEEYRNSAKLIGEAKPIAEEIANIVTKDGFSNIFFTAVGGSLAPLMAMGEIAKQLTELPVYVEQAAELIVRGHKALTEKSLIITLSKSGDTKETVEMAKKYKEMGIRVISCTKNLESPLAKNSNYVIPMRHENGVEYEYMLLFWLFFKILSNRGEFLDYNDFGNQLLLLPENLLEAKLQFDPQAKEMAKQYYKEPYMIWIGGGEVWGETYLFSMCLLEEMQWLKTKSVTSSEFFHGTLEIVEEDTCVFLVKGSGKTRALDDRAEKFLKKYTKKLSIIDTLDFKLNGIDEKYRWIIAPTIASTVLVDRLAFHFEDNTKHSLDIRRYYRQFDY
- a CDS encoding LysR family transcriptional regulator, yielding MDLKQIEYIIEIVKEKNITHAAKKLFISQSALNQQLLKLESELGAQIFNRNRGGWKLTKVGEIYVENAIKILEIKKNAYNMIYDYVENKKRKLIIGLTPGRGIELFTSIFEEFQSLYPYLTIIPIELSVYQQQKKIANGEIDLGFMTLSKDQRTDDNYVLIYSEEMVFITSKNHSFNKDKKSLKPIELNDFCNEPFVFMNENSTNRDLINNIFEEARIKPHILFETTFTSSIIKAVESSLCCSVVPHYYAKKSIQSLSYFPIKGNPSWDVVVSYKKGTYLSKACKTFIELTKAYFNFTLDL
- a CDS encoding tripartite tricarboxylate transporter substrate-binding protein; this translates as MKGSIKKYLVGLVLGAIFMGCGKTEDNKTFKGKNVRVVIGSTSTSGDSYLIADTTSRHLEKALDAKIKVDAVGAAEALATMQSAKPDGNTIMIFHDMTYLGVDFGAYDKEYDLKNMTIGPRVAQNPGAIWAAKKDAPYNTLVEIPQYLIDNPDKTIRMACEAGGVSHIGFITYYDWVKKNYGEDLAKRIVVVIGGSTADKTQLLWDNNCDVIFADYTSLKDYTETDDKKIAMKFVGLLDNIEGVDVKSYKDMGITLDGKDFAFSKDFLVYMPKGVAPELIKELDMAANSISKTSEYNEALGKMKYRSEYLDSTSAAQFINNKRDGIKKLIETSPSLDELVKK
- a CDS encoding tripartite tricarboxylate transporter TctB family protein, whose product is MRINYVPSTSHLIFPPIILGILIFLLVVMFIQRIIKCKKNNEKIFDYKNYTFFQKNWDKLKLIGTLVLFVLYIKSMLIFGFLLSSIVFISLFNILFVGIQNNKKSLINSVAISSGFSIGIWFLFGYVFQITLP
- a CDS encoding tripartite tricarboxylate transporter permease — translated: MITFGLLQFVMIVIGVLVGIIFGALPGMTATMAIAIFLPLTYAYDLNTSLFLLLGLYVGGISGGLIPAILVNIPGTPSSITTGFDGYPMTKKGEGERALKIGIIASLIGGLISLIALWLFTPPLARLAIKFSAVEKFLIILFAMTVIAALSKGNMIKGIFAGFLGTFVALIGQFPDNNMVRMVPNFLRVELRSGFQLLPVLIGLFALAQIFQEAEMGMKSNKLSADMATEKQKFSLKDFKGQLFNILRSSSIGTFMGILPGVGGSAASLLSYSQAKNFSKNPDEFGKGSIEGLVASESANNGLTGGALIPLLSLGIPGDSTTAVLVSAFMLQGIQVGPLFITRNPEIWHTILFGLLIANILMFVLMFYPIKYIAKVITIPKQRMYPVIILMCVVGTYAIRNGNMFDVWTLLLFGVVGYIFGKVGIASAPFLIGFILGRDLEKYFVDSIKGSGGNLLCFFQRPIGNGIWVLIILSIGYAIYDNNREKKQKKTKIAKREDYEERAMHQN